The DNA sequence GCGGTCGGCACGCAGATCAGCGGCCGCATGGCGGGCAAGGTCGACATGCGGGTCATCCTGATCCTGGGCATGGCGATCGGCATCGTCGGCACCGCCGCCATCGCCTACGGCATGAGCGACTCCGGCGGCTCCTACCTCGCCGTGCTCCCCGGCTTCGCGCTCTACGGCATCGGCCAGGGCATCACGTGGACCGGCATGTGGATCGCCGCCGCGTCCGGTGTCGCGGGCGGCGAGCAGGGCGTCGCCTCGGCGATGACGTCCACCGCGATGCAGGTCGGCACCGCCGTCGGCCTCGCCGTGCTGGTGGCCATCGCCAACCCCGGCGCGATCGGCTTCACCACCGACACCCTCCAGTCCGCGGTGTACGTCGCCGCGATCGGCATCGTGCTCGGCATCCTGGTGAGCTTCGCGTTGCGCAAGCCGCGCGCCGCGGACCGGGCCGCCGTCGCGGAACCGGTGGCCGTCGTCGACTGACAGTGATGATGTGTGTGGTGACGTCGTTGGCGGGTCCGACCCACCGACTGACTGACGTTTCGACTGTCCTGCCGGCGATTCGTCGGCCCGTCGGCGACGTCACCACGCACGCGGCCGGACGGGCGCCTGTGACTTCATAGCCGGCCTGGCCAGAGGTCCCGTCACTGTCCTGTCCTGTCCTGTCCACCCGCCCGACCGGCGCGTGCCACCCCCGGTGAACACACGCTGCGAGGGACGGACACCACCAGCATGACGCATCACAGCACGCCGGTCACCGACGGAGTCGACACCCACGGCCACACCCACCACGCCGCCGTGGTCGACGGCGTCGGCCGGCACCTGGCCGATCGGCAGTTCCCGCCACGACCGGCGGCTACCGGGCCCTGCCGGGCTGGATGCGCTCGCACGGCACCGTGACGGCGGTCGGGGTCGAGGGCACCGGTGCCTACGGCGCCGAGCCCGCCCGCGTGCTCACCGCCGCCGGCACCACCGTCGTCGAGGTCGACCGGCCCGACCGCGCCACCCGACGCGCCAAGGGCAAATCCGACCGGTCGACGCCTACACCGCCGCCACGGCCGTGCTCGCCGGACGGGCCACCGGCACCCCCAAAAGCCGCGATGGCCTGGTCGAGGCCGTCCGCGTGCCGCGCATCCCCCGCCGCGATGCGGTCAAAGCCCGCACCCAAACCGTCAACCAGGTCCACGCCCTACCGGTCACCGCACCCGCGCCGCCGCGCGAACGGTTCACCGGCCTGGACCGGTCCGCGCTGGTGAAAACCCTGACCCGACCGCCCCCCTCCCCGCCTCCTCCGGCCGCGTCCACCGCCACCGCCTCAACCGCGGCGGCGACCGCGCCCACGTCCAACGCCGCACCGCCCAGGGGCTGTCGAAGAAAGACATCACGCGCCGCCTCAAACGCTTCATCGCCCGCGAGGTCCACCGAGCCCTGACCAGCACAACAGTCGATCACACAGCCCGAATCACCCCGGCATCAACAGCTTGACTCCTATGGGACCATCGCCGGCACACGCACAGCACAAGCGCGAAATCCCTTCTGTCCCAACGTTTTGACACAGTCGAAGCGTCCGTGACGAACTGGATCGCGAATCCGCCCGGTTCGCCCCGATCGCGCCCCGCCGTCCCGCAGGCTCGGGACATGGACTTGATGGATCGTGTCGGAGCGCTGCCGGGCAACGAGATCCGGCGCAGGCGGTCGCTGCCTGCCGCGCACCAACCCGCTTGGGACGCGGAGGCCGCGGCCGGGGTGGGCGCGGCGCTGGCCGGGATGCCCGGCCTGGTCGAGGTCGGGGAGGTGCGGCGGCTCGGTGCGCTGCTCGCCGAGGTGGCGGCGGGCCGCGCCCAGGTCGTGCAGGCGGGTGACTGCGCCGAGGACCCGGCCGAGTGCGGCGCCGGCGACCTGGCCCGCAAGGTGGGGCTGCTGGACGCGGTCGCGGGCGCGATGGCGGCCGGCGCGGGCGTGCCGGTGATCCGCGTCGGCCGGTTCGCGGGCCAGTTCGCCAAACCCCGATCCGCCCCGGTGGAACGGGTCAACGGCGTGGAGCTGCCGGTGTACGCCGGCCACATGGTCAACAGCCCGGAGCCGGACCCCGAACTGCGGCGGCCGGACCCGAACCGGATGCTCTCCTGCTACACCGCGTCCCGTTCGGCGTTGGCGTTCCTGCGGGGCCCCTCGGGCGACCACGACGTGTGGTCGAGCCACGAAGCGCTGGTCCTCGACTACGAGCTCGCCATGCTGCGGCGCGACGGCGACGGCGACACCGTGCTCGGCTCGACCCACTGGCCGTGGATCGGGGAGCGCACCCGCCGACCCGACGGCGCGCACGTGGACCTGTTGGCGTCGGTGGTGAACCCGGTGGCGTGCAAGGTCGGCCCGGCGGCGTCCACCGACGACGTGCTCGCGCTGTGCGCCCGGCTCGACCCGCACCGCACGCCGGGCAGGCTCACGCTGATCTCCCGGATGGGTGCGGACGTGGTGGCCGACCGATTACCCGCCCTGGTCGCCGCCGTGCGCGCGCAGGGTCACCCGGTCATCTGGCTGTGCGACCCGATGCACGCCAACACGGTGACCAACGCCGAAGGCCTGAAGAGCCGTCTGCTGACCGCCATCACCCGCGAGGTCCGGTCGTTCCGGGTGGCGGTCGCGGGCGCGGGCGGCGTCGCGGGTGGGCTGCACCTGGAGACCACGCCCGACGACGTCACCGAGTGCGCGGCCGACGAAGCGGGACTGGCCGACGTGGGCGCCAAGTACACGACGTTGTGCGACCCGCGGCTCAACCCCGGGCAGGCCGTCGCGGTCGCCGCGGTCTGGGGGGAGTGACGTGTTCCACGACAACACGGCGGTGGTCACGGGCGCGGCGGGCGGCATCGGCACGGCCGTCGTCCGCGCGCTGGTCGAGCAGGGCGTGTCGGTCGCCGCGGTCGACGTCGCGTCGGACGGCCTGGCGAAGCTGGAAGGCGACCAGGTGACGGTGCACGCGGTCGACGTGGCCGACAGCGCGGCGGTCGAGGCGCTGGTCGGGGACGTCGAGGCGCGGGTGGGCCCGATCGGCGCGCTGGTGAACGCGGCGGGCGTGCTGCGGACCGGCCGGGCGCACCTGCTCACCGACGACGACTGGGCGACCACGTTCGCGGTCAACAGCACGGGCGTGTTCCACCTGTGCCGCGCGGTGGCGACCCGCATGATCCCCCGGCGCGGCGGCGCGATCGTGACCGTGGCGTCGAACGCGGCGGGCATCGCGCGGATGGACATGGCGGCCTACGCGGCCTCCAAGGCCGCGGCGACGAGCTTCACCCGGTGCCTCGGGCTGGAGCTGGCCGAGTACGGCATCCGCTGCAACGTCGTCGCGCCCGGCTCGACGCACACCCCGATGCTGACCGGCCTGTGGGACGACGGTGACGCGGTCCGCGTCTCGGTGGAGGGCGTGCCCTCGGCGTTCCGGACCGGCATCCCGCTCGGCAAGGTCGCGCAGCCGTCCGACGTGGCCGACGCGGTGCTGTACGTGCTGTCCGACCGCGCGTCCCACATCACCATGCAGACGCTCACCGTCGACGGCGGCGCGGCGCTCGGCGCGTGACCACGCCGACGTCCGCCGCTCGGCGAGGAAGGTAGCCACGCCATGCCCATCCCGACGATCGACGCCTACCCCATGCCCACCGGAGCCGGGTCGGACGGCCCGCTGCGGTGGGTGGTCGACCCGGAGCGCGCCATCCTGCTGATCCACGACATGCAGCGCTACTTCGTCGCGCCCTTCCCGGCGGACGAGGAACCGGTGGTGTCCTTGGTGGCCAACATCGCCGCGCTGCGGGAGCGGTGCGCCGCGCTCGGCGTCCCGGTCGCCTACACCGCGCAGCCCGGCAGCATGACGCCGGCGCAACGCGGCCTGCTCACCGACCTGTGGGGACCGGGCATGACGGTGTCCGAAGCCGACCGCGCGGTGGTGGACGAGCTGGCGCCGGGCGAGCACGACGCGGTGTTCACCAAGTGGCGCTACAGCGCGTTCTTCAACTCCGGGCTCGAGCAGTTCCTGCGGGAACGCGGCCGTGACCAGATCGTCGTGTGCGGTGTGTACGCCCACGTGGGCGTGCTCATGACGTGCCTGGACGCGTTCAGCTCCGACATCCGGCCGTTCCTGGTGACCGACGCGGTCGCGGACTTCTCCGAGGCGCACCACCGGATGGCCGTCACCCACGCCGCAGCGACGTGCGCGCTGACCACGTCCACCAAGGAGGTCTTGCAGATGCTGTCGACGGGGGCCGGCTCGTGACCGACACCGACCTGCTCGACCGGCTGCCGGCCGGGCACGCCGACGCCTACGCCCTGCTGCACCGGCCCAAGTCGACCGGTTCCGGCCACGTCGAGGTGTTCGCGGGCCCGCTGACGCAGCACGACCGGCTGGCCGAGCTGTCCGTCCACCAAGGACAGGTGCTGGCGCTGCTGCCCTACCGGCAGGTCACCGAGCGCGGCTTCGCGTGCGCGGACGACGGTTCACCGCTGCTCGCGATGGAGGTGTCCGAGCGGGCCGTGCTGCCGCTCGACGACGTGCTCGACCGGCTGCCGGACACCCCGATCGAGCTCACCGACGGGCACTTCGACATCGACGACGACGGGTACGCCGACATCGTCCGCGCCGTGATGGCAGACGAGATCGGGCGTGGCGTCGGCGCGAACTTCGTGGTCAAGCGGTCGTACCTGGTCGACATCGCGGACTACTCCCCCGCGACCGCGCTGACCCTGTTCCGCCGGCTGGTGACCCGCGAGCTGGGCGCGTACTGGACGTTCCTGGTGCACACGGGCACCCGCACGTTCGTCGGCGCGAGCCCCGAGCGGCACGTCACCCTCGACCGCGGCCGGGTCGTGATGAACCCGATCAGCGGCACGTACCGGTACCCGCCTTCCGGACCCGGGTTGGACGGCGTGCTGGAGTTCCTCGCCGACCGCAAGGAGGTGGACGAGCTGCACATGGTGCTGGACGAGGAGCTGAAGATGATGGCCCGGGTGTGCGGCGCGGGCGGGCGCGTCATCGGCCCGTTCCTCAAGGAGATGGGCAACCTCGCGCACACCGAGTACCTGATCGGGGGCAGCACCGCGATGGACGCGGGAGACGTGCTGCGGGAGACGCTGCTCGCGCCGACCGTCACCGGCAGCCCGTTGGCGAGCGCCTGCGAGGTGATCAGCCGCTACGAGCCCGCCGGGCGCGGTTACTACAGCGGCGTGGTGGCGTTGATCGGGCCGGACCCGTCGGGTGGGCGGGCGGTCGACTCGGCGATCCTGATCCGCACCGCCGACATCGACGCCGTCGGCCGGGTGGCCATCGGCGTCGGCGCGACGTTGGTGCGGCACTCGGACCCGGCGTCGGAGGTGGCCGAGACGCGCGTGAAGGCGGCGGGCCTGCTGGCCGCGCTGACCGGGTCGGCGATGTCGGCGTCACCGGCCGAGGGCGCGGGGTTCGGCGCGCAGCGGCCGGTGGTGGAGGCGTTGGCGCGGCGGAACGAGCCGCTGGCCCGGTTCTGGTCGGAACCGGCGGGTCGGCGGGACCGGCCGCGGGCGGGGTTCGCGGGCAAGCGGGTGCTCGTGGTCGACGCGGACGACACGTTCACGTCGATGATCGACGTGCAGCTGCGGTCGCTCGGAATGGAGGTCGTGGTGCGGCGCTACGACGTGGAGCACGCGATCGACGACGCGGACCTCGTCGTGCTCGGGCCCGGTCCCGGCGACCCGCGCGACCGGGCCCACCCGAAGATCGCCCACTTGGGCGCGGCGGTGCGGCGGCTGCTGGGCGAGCGGCGGCCCTTCCTGGCCGTGTGCCTGAGCCACCAGGTGCTGAGCGCCCACCTCGGCCTGCCGCTGGTGCGCCGGGACCTGCCGCACCAGGGCGTGCAGCTCGGGATCGACCTGTTCGGCCGGAGCAGGCACGTCGGGTTCTACAACACCTTCGCGGCCCGGCACGACGGCGGCCCGCTGCCGCTCGGCGACGACGTGGACGCGATCGAGGTCAGCCGCGACCCGACGACCGGGCAGGTGCACGCGCTGCGGGGCCCCGGCTTCGCCTCGACCCAGTTCCACCCGGAGTCGATCCTCACCCGGGACGGTCCGGACATCCTGGCCGACCTGGTCGCGCCCCTGCTGACGGCGGCGGTGCCGAGGTGACCGGCGGCCGGGACCACGACAGCGGCGGCGAGCGGGACCACGGCGGCGATCGGGACGGAGGCGGCATGAACCACCACAGCGGCGCGATGAGCAGGCGGCGGTTGTTGGCGGCCACCGGCGCGATCGGGATCGGCGCGGTGGCGGCAACCGGAGCGGCGGCGGCCGAGGTCGGGACAGCGGGGGCCGGGTTCGAGGCGGTGACGGTCGGGCCCGGCGACCCGCGGTACCCGGACCTGGTGGTGGGCCTGGACCGGCGGTGGGTGGGACGGCCCGGGTCGGTGCGGGTGGTGTCCTCGCCGCGGCAGGCGCTGGACGTGGTGCGGGAGGCGGTGCGGACGGGCAGGCGGTTGACCGTGCGCGGTGGCGGGCACTGCTACGAGGACTTCGTGTTCAACGCCGAGGTCGACGTGGTGCTCGACCTGTCCGAGATGACCTCGGTGACCTTCGACCCCGTGCACCGCGCGTTCTCGGTGGAGGCCGGGGCCACGCTGCTCGACGTGTACGAACTGCTCTACAAGACGTGGGGCGTGACGATCCCGGCCGGCCAGTGCTACTCGGTCGGCGTCGGCGGGCACGTCGCGGGCGGCGGCTGGGGCCTGCTGTGCCGCCGCGACGGGCTCGTGGTCGACCACCTGCACGCGGTGGAGGTCGTCGTCGTGGACGCGGAAGGCCGGGCCAGGCTCGTGGTGGCGACCCGTGACCCCGACGACCCCCACCACGACCTGTGGTGGGCGCACACCGGTGGTGGCGGCGGCACCTTCGGCGTGGTCACCCGGTACCTGTTCCGCTCGCCCGACGCGCGGTCGGACGACCCGGCGCGACTCCTGCCGAAGCCGCCGGCCGAGCTGCTCCTGAGCGCGATCGCGTGGCCGTGGGACGGGATGACCGAGGCGGTGTTCACCCGGTTGGTCCGCAACTGGACCGGCTGGCACACGGCCAACGCCGCGCCCGGCGGGCGGTACGCGGGGCTGTGCGGCTTCCTGCTGCTCAACCAGCGCGCCACCGGCGAGGTCGGCCTGTTCACCGTGCTCGACGGCACCGGCGCGGACGCGGAACGGCTGCTGGACCGCTTCATCGCCGACGTCACGCGCGGCGTCGACCTGCCGCACGGCGCGCTCACCCGGCCCTCCGGTGAGCACGGCCCGCTGACGCGGTACGCCCGGCCGAAGCGGTGGAGCTGGCTGACCGCGACCCGGCACCTGGGCACGATGCACCCGCGGATGGTGGATCCGACGCTGCGCGGCGAGCACAAGTCGGCCTACCACCGCGCGGGGTTCACCGACGCGCAACTCGCGGCCCTGTACCGCAACCTCGACGGCCGGGACGGGTTCGCCAACCCGTTCGCGCAGGTGATGCTGACCTCGTCGGGCGGCCGGGTGAACGCCGTGGGGCGCACCGACACCGCGAACGTGCACCGGGACAGCGCGTTCAAGCTGCACATCCAGACCGGCTGGAGCGAGCCGTCCGACGACGACGCGAACGTGGCGTGGGCGCGTCGCTTCTACGCCGAGCTGTACGCCGGGACCGGCAGGGTGCCGGTCCCGGACGAGCGCACCGACGGGTGCGTGCTGAACTACCCCGACGCCGACCTCTCCGAGGCCGCGCACAACACGTCCGGCGTGCCGTGGCACGCGTTGTACTGGGGCGAGAACTACCCCCGGCTGCAACGGGTCAAGGCGGCCTACGACCCGACCGACTTCTTCCGGCACCGGCAGTCCGTCCGGCTGCCCTGACCCCCGTCACGCCGGCGCGCCGAACCAGGTGCGCAGCGCCTCGTCGAGGGTGTCGTGGTCGCTCTCCAACCCCGTGCCGCCCCACGCGATGTAGCCGTCTGGGCGGACCAGCAGCGTCGGCGCGGACGGCACGTCGTCGCAGCTCGCCACGACCACGTCCACCCGGTCCGCCCACGGCGCCGCGACCCGGCGCAGCGGTTCGCGGTCGGCCAGGTCCAGCAGCACGGGACGGCCCGCGCGCAGCAGCTCGGCCAGGGTGGCCGCCTCGGCGCCCACCTTGAGCCGCAGGTCCGGCACGAACAGCCCGGCGAGCTGGTCGTCGGGCCGCCCGGTCTCGTAGCGCACGTCCACGCCGGTGATCATGCCTGCGAGGAAGTCGTTGACCTGCGGCAGTTGCATGAGCTCCACGAACAGCTCGCGCAGCGCGTCCACCCGCCGGTCGGGCAGCATCAGGCCGACCTGCGCGCGCACGTTGTAGAGCACGCGGGCGGCCACCGGGTGCCGTTCGGCGTGGTAGGTGTCCAGCAGGCCTTCCGGCGCCCACCCCCGCACCTGCGCGGCGAGCTTCCAGCCGAGGTTGACCGCGTCCTGCAGGCCCAGGTTGACGCCCTGGCCACCGGCCGGGAAGTGCACGTGCGCGGCGTCGCCCGCGACCAGCACCCGGCCGCGCCGGTAGGTGTCGGCCTGCAGGGCGGCGTCGGTGAAGCGGGTGAGCCAGCGCGGCCGGTCCATCGGCACCGGGCGGCCCGCGATGCGCTCCACCTCGGCGCGCAGCTCCTCCAGCGTCACGGGCGCGGTCCGGTCCGGGCGGGACAGGGCCGCGTCGCGGAAGTCGTAGGTGCACACCCGGCTGTGGCCCAGCGGGTTGGTCCAGAACAACGTCCAGCCGCGTTCGGTGCGCTGCCAGCCGACCGGGGCGGTGCCCGGGTCGAGCAGCCGGACGTCGCCCATCAGCGCGGCGACCGTGCCGGGCGTGCCGACGAACCCGATGCCGGCCAGCTTGCGCACGGCGCTGCGCGCGCCGTCGCAGCCCACCACCCAGTCGGCGGTGACCTGCCGGGTCGCGCCGGACGTCGAGCGGACGTCCAGCACGACCCGGTCACCCCGGTCGTCGAGGCCGACGACCTCGCTGTCGCGCTGGATCACGGCGCCCAGCGCGGCGGCCCGGTCGGCGAACACCTGCTCGGCGTAGGCCTGCGGGCTGCCGACGATGACCGGGCCCTCGTCCACGACTCGGCCGATGTCGAGGTTGAACAGCCCCGCGAAGTGGAACGTCACGGAGCGCCCGCCGCGCCGCGCCGCCTTGTGCGGCCCGGGTTGCACGGCGTCGAGCAGCCCGCGCCGGTGCAGGGTCTCGGCGGTGCGGGCGTGCAGCGTGCCCGCCTTGGACTCGCCGGTCGGCTCGGCCAACCGCTCCAGCACGACCGTGCGCACGCCGCGCGTGGCGAGTTCCAGCGCGAGCAACATCCCCACCGGTCCGCCACCGGCCACGGCCACCTCGTAGTGGGTCATCGCCGACCCACCGCGCAACGGACGCACCGCATGTCCCTGTTCCGCCGTTCTCCCGCGCTGGAAGGCATCGTCGTCTCCTCGGGATCGCCCACCCATGATAGTACGACTCTACACGTACATACGTAGGTTTCAGGAGCGGGTCGTCGCCCCCGCGGTGTTCGCCCAGAACTCGGCACAACGCCCGTCGCGGCGCAGCAGGTCGTCGTGCGAGCCCTCCTCCACGACCCGCCCACCGTCCAGGAAGACGACGCGGTCGGCGCGTTGGGCGGTCCGCACGCGGTGCGCCACCATCACCACCGTGCGGCCCGCCATCAGGCGTTCCACACCGTCGTGGACGGCCGTCTCGTTCACCGGGTCCAGCGCCGAGGTCACCTCGTCCAGCAGCACCACGGGTGCGTCCTTCAGCAGCGCCCGCGCGATGGAGACGCGCTGGCGCTCACCGCCCGAGAGCAGGGCACCGCCCTCGCCGACGTTCGTCGCCCACCCGCCGGGCAGCCGTTCGACCACCTCGTCCAACCGCGCCGCGACGGCCGCCTCCCGCACCTCGGCGTCGGTCGCACCGGGACGGCCCAGCCGCACGTTCTCCTCGATCGTGCCGTCGAACAGGTAGACCTGCTGGAACACGAACGCGATCCGCGACATCAGCTCCTCCGAGCCGATGTCCCGCACGTCCACGCCGCCCACGCGCACCGCGCCCGCGTCCACGTCGTGGAACCGGGCGAGCAACTGGAGCAGCGTGCTCTTGCCCGCGCCCGACGGCCCCACGACGGCCAGCCGCCGGCCCGGCGGCACGGACAGCGTCACGTCGTCGATCACCGTGCGGTCGCCGTGCCGGAACGTGACGCGGTCGAGCTCCAGCCCGTGGTGGCGCGGCTCGACGGGTTCGCGCGGCTCCGGCAGCGGTTCGGTGCGCAGCACGGCGTCGAGCCGCGCCAGCTCGAACCGGGCGACGCGGACCTTGCCGCCGATGTCGGACAACGACAGCAGCGGGTCCGCGCAGCGTGCGGCCAGCACGAGGACCGCCGGCACCTCGGCCGTGCCGATGGCACCGCCGACCGCGAGGTAGGCGCCCAGGACCAGCACCGCGGTGAACACCGCCTGCACCGTGAACGTCAGGCCCACCACGCCGGGCATCGCCGCCAGGACACCGCGCCGGGACGCGCGTTCGACGTCGTGCAGCGCATCGTCCAGCAACCGGAACCGCTCGCCGGTCCGGCCGCCCGCGCGCAGGACCGGCTGTGCCTGGAGGTACTCGATGACCCGGTCGGCGGCCTCGTGGTCGCGTTCGGCGCGCTCCGCGTCGGCGGCGGCCGTGGATCGTCCCGCCCAGGCCTGGACCGCCACCACCACGGGTGCGCGCCGCCTCCGCGAGGTCAGCGGCGGTCATCGCGCTCCCCCGCCGTCGTCACGGTCCGGTCCGCCACCAGGTGGTCCCGCAGGAACCGGGTGACCTCGGCCCGCGCGGCCTTCGCCTGCCGCACCAGGCCGGG is a window from the Saccharothrix saharensis genome containing:
- a CDS encoding 3-deoxy-7-phosphoheptulonate synthase, producing the protein MDLMDRVGALPGNEIRRRRSLPAAHQPAWDAEAAAGVGAALAGMPGLVEVGEVRRLGALLAEVAAGRAQVVQAGDCAEDPAECGAGDLARKVGLLDAVAGAMAAGAGVPVIRVGRFAGQFAKPRSAPVERVNGVELPVYAGHMVNSPEPDPELRRPDPNRMLSCYTASRSALAFLRGPSGDHDVWSSHEALVLDYELAMLRRDGDGDTVLGSTHWPWIGERTRRPDGAHVDLLASVVNPVACKVGPAASTDDVLALCARLDPHRTPGRLTLISRMGADVVADRLPALVAAVRAQGHPVIWLCDPMHANTVTNAEGLKSRLLTAITREVRSFRVAVAGAGGVAGGLHLETTPDDVTECAADEAGLADVGAKYTTLCDPRLNPGQAVAVAAVWGE
- the dhbA gene encoding 2,3-dihydro-2,3-dihydroxybenzoate dehydrogenase is translated as MFHDNTAVVTGAAGGIGTAVVRALVEQGVSVAAVDVASDGLAKLEGDQVTVHAVDVADSAAVEALVGDVEARVGPIGALVNAAGVLRTGRAHLLTDDDWATTFAVNSTGVFHLCRAVATRMIPRRGGAIVTVASNAAGIARMDMAAYAASKAAATSFTRCLGLELAEYGIRCNVVAPGSTHTPMLTGLWDDGDAVRVSVEGVPSAFRTGIPLGKVAQPSDVADAVLYVLSDRASHITMQTLTVDGGAALGA
- a CDS encoding isochorismatase family protein, which produces MPIPTIDAYPMPTGAGSDGPLRWVVDPERAILLIHDMQRYFVAPFPADEEPVVSLVANIAALRERCAALGVPVAYTAQPGSMTPAQRGLLTDLWGPGMTVSEADRAVVDELAPGEHDAVFTKWRYSAFFNSGLEQFLRERGRDQIVVCGVYAHVGVLMTCLDAFSSDIRPFLVTDAVADFSEAHHRMAVTHAAATCALTTSTKEVLQMLSTGAGS
- a CDS encoding anthranilate synthase family protein, which gives rise to MTDTDLLDRLPAGHADAYALLHRPKSTGSGHVEVFAGPLTQHDRLAELSVHQGQVLALLPYRQVTERGFACADDGSPLLAMEVSERAVLPLDDVLDRLPDTPIELTDGHFDIDDDGYADIVRAVMADEIGRGVGANFVVKRSYLVDIADYSPATALTLFRRLVTRELGAYWTFLVHTGTRTFVGASPERHVTLDRGRVVMNPISGTYRYPPSGPGLDGVLEFLADRKEVDELHMVLDEELKMMARVCGAGGRVIGPFLKEMGNLAHTEYLIGGSTAMDAGDVLRETLLAPTVTGSPLASACEVISRYEPAGRGYYSGVVALIGPDPSGGRAVDSAILIRTADIDAVGRVAIGVGATLVRHSDPASEVAETRVKAAGLLAALTGSAMSASPAEGAGFGAQRPVVEALARRNEPLARFWSEPAGRRDRPRAGFAGKRVLVVDADDTFTSMIDVQLRSLGMEVVVRRYDVEHAIDDADLVVLGPGPGDPRDRAHPKIAHLGAAVRRLLGERRPFLAVCLSHQVLSAHLGLPLVRRDLPHQGVQLGIDLFGRSRHVGFYNTFAARHDGGPLPLGDDVDAIEVSRDPTTGQVHALRGPGFASTQFHPESILTRDGPDILADLVAPLLTAAVPR
- a CDS encoding FAD-binding protein, encoding MNHHSGAMSRRRLLAATGAIGIGAVAATGAAAAEVGTAGAGFEAVTVGPGDPRYPDLVVGLDRRWVGRPGSVRVVSSPRQALDVVREAVRTGRRLTVRGGGHCYEDFVFNAEVDVVLDLSEMTSVTFDPVHRAFSVEAGATLLDVYELLYKTWGVTIPAGQCYSVGVGGHVAGGGWGLLCRRDGLVVDHLHAVEVVVVDAEGRARLVVATRDPDDPHHDLWWAHTGGGGGTFGVVTRYLFRSPDARSDDPARLLPKPPAELLLSAIAWPWDGMTEAVFTRLVRNWTGWHTANAAPGGRYAGLCGFLLLNQRATGEVGLFTVLDGTGADAERLLDRFIADVTRGVDLPHGALTRPSGEHGPLTRYARPKRWSWLTATRHLGTMHPRMVDPTLRGEHKSAYHRAGFTDAQLAALYRNLDGRDGFANPFAQVMLTSSGGRVNAVGRTDTANVHRDSAFKLHIQTGWSEPSDDDANVAWARRFYAELYAGTGRVPVPDERTDGCVLNYPDADLSEAAHNTSGVPWHALYWGENYPRLQRVKAAYDPTDFFRHRQSVRLP
- a CDS encoding FAD-dependent monooxygenase, with protein sequence MTHYEVAVAGGGPVGMLLALELATRGVRTVVLERLAEPTGESKAGTLHARTAETLHRRGLLDAVQPGPHKAARRGGRSVTFHFAGLFNLDIGRVVDEGPVIVGSPQAYAEQVFADRAAALGAVIQRDSEVVGLDDRGDRVVLDVRSTSGATRQVTADWVVGCDGARSAVRKLAGIGFVGTPGTVAALMGDVRLLDPGTAPVGWQRTERGWTLFWTNPLGHSRVCTYDFRDAALSRPDRTAPVTLEELRAEVERIAGRPVPMDRPRWLTRFTDAALQADTYRRGRVLVAGDAAHVHFPAGGQGVNLGLQDAVNLGWKLAAQVRGWAPEGLLDTYHAERHPVAARVLYNVRAQVGLMLPDRRVDALRELFVELMQLPQVNDFLAGMITGVDVRYETGRPDDQLAGLFVPDLRLKVGAEAATLAELLRAGRPVLLDLADREPLRRVAAPWADRVDVVVASCDDVPSAPTLLVRPDGYIAWGGTGLESDHDTLDEALRTWFGAPA
- a CDS encoding ABC transporter ATP-binding protein, giving the protein MVVAVQAWAGRSTAAADAERAERDHEAADRVIEYLQAQPVLRAGGRTGERFRLLDDALHDVERASRRGVLAAMPGVVGLTFTVQAVFTAVLVLGAYLAVGGAIGTAEVPAVLVLAARCADPLLSLSDIGGKVRVARFELARLDAVLRTEPLPEPREPVEPRHHGLELDRVTFRHGDRTVIDDVTLSVPPGRRLAVVGPSGAGKSTLLQLLARFHDVDAGAVRVGGVDVRDIGSEELMSRIAFVFQQVYLFDGTIEENVRLGRPGATDAEVREAAVAARLDEVVERLPGGWATNVGEGGALLSGGERQRVSIARALLKDAPVVLLDEVTSALDPVNETAVHDGVERLMAGRTVVMVAHRVRTAQRADRVVFLDGGRVVEEGSHDDLLRRDGRCAEFWANTAGATTRS